GCCGTCACAGGAGCGATCCCTGTCACGTGTGAGTGCGGCCTTGCGTACGAAGTCGAAGGGCAGGCGGTCAGAGAACTCTTTAATCCTGGTGCCGGCAGCTCGGCGCGTCAGGTGGAGGCTGCTTCTAATGCGTGAGGCAGAAAACACAACCAACGCCGAGCAGCCTCAGAAGTGGGCTGTCCTTGGCGGCGGCATGTTGGGCATGACGATCGCGCATCGGCTGACTCAGCAGGGCCACAATGTCACGTTGATCGAAAGTCGTTCTAACCTCGGCGGCCTCGCGGATGCATGGCAGGTCGGCGATGTCACGTGGGACCGTCACTACCACGTCACTTTGCTTTCCGATTTGTACGTTCGCGAACTGTGGAAGGAATTGGGCGTCGAAGACGAGATGGAATGGGTGGAGACTCGCACCGGTTTCTACACCGACGGCCAGTTGTATTCGATGTCCAACACGCTTGAGTTCCTGAAGTTTCCGCCACTGAACCTGATCGATAAGTTTCGTTTGGGCGGGACCATTTTCTGGGCTTCTAAAGTCAAAAACTGGAAGAAGCTGGAACAGATTCCCGTTGCTGACTGGCTGACGAAGCTTTCCGGCAAACGCACGTTTCAGAAAATGTGGCTGCCGTTGTTACGAGCGAAACTCGGTGAATGCTGGCGCGACACGTCGGCCGCGTTTATCTGGGCCACGATCGCGCGCATGTATGCTGCGCGCCGATCTGGACTCAAGAAGGAGATGTTTGGCTACGTGCGCGGCGGTTACGATCGCGTGCTGACGGCGTTCGAAGATCGGTTGGTCACGCGTGGAGTCGATGTGCAGTGCAACACGGCAGTGAAGGGCATTCACGCCACTCCGGAAGGTCCGGTTGTTGTCGAAACGGAGCAGGGCACCGACGTCTACGACAAAGTTGTTTCCACGCTGCCTTCACCCGTTTTGGCCAATGCACTGCCGGATCTGAATGCCGAACAGCGAGCGTTGCACGAAGGTATTCGCTACCACGGAATCATTTGTGCGTCTGTGCTGCTGAAGAAGGGCATCTCACCCTACTACGTTACAAATAT
This DNA window, taken from Fuerstiella marisgermanici, encodes the following:
- a CDS encoding NAD(P)/FAD-dependent oxidoreductase; protein product: MREAENTTNAEQPQKWAVLGGGMLGMTIAHRLTQQGHNVTLIESRSNLGGLADAWQVGDVTWDRHYHVTLLSDLYVRELWKELGVEDEMEWVETRTGFYTDGQLYSMSNTLEFLKFPPLNLIDKFRLGGTIFWASKVKNWKKLEQIPVADWLTKLSGKRTFQKMWLPLLRAKLGECWRDTSAAFIWATIARMYAARRSGLKKEMFGYVRGGYDRVLTAFEDRLVTRGVDVQCNTAVKGIHATPEGPVVVETEQGTDVYDKVVSTLPSPVLANALPDLNAEQRALHEGIRYHGIICASVLLKKGISPYYVTNITDDGVPFTAVIEMTALVDPKQLDGNHLIYLPKYVAPDDEAFNKTDAEIEEEFLGALDRMYPQFSRDDVKAFRISRVRHVFALPTLGYSERVPPFETNVANVFAVNSSHIVNGTLNVNETVKLANDFVTEFGDKQSAALVSRAQTASSNHHAADVSLVR